Proteins encoded in a region of the Streptomyces sp. PCS3-D2 genome:
- a CDS encoding ABC transporter permease subunit, with protein sequence MAPETSTQIHNIGYRSYDGPRLGRAYARTSLFSQSLRGAYGLGRSAKSKVLPMLLFAVMCVPALIIVAVAIAVPGSTDLPIKYTTYALTTQVVIGLYLASQAPQSVSRDLRFKTVPLYFSRPIERVDYVVAKYAAMASAMFILTATPLLIMWIGALLAKFDFTDQTKGFGQGLVSVLLLSLLFSGIGLVMAALTPRRGFGVAAIIAVLLIPYGAVTAVQGIAYSTGNTAAIDWLGLFSPITLVDGVQTAFLGASSAFPGGEGPSAGIGFVYLLVALGLIAGSYAALMARYRKAGL encoded by the coding sequence ATGGCGCCTGAGACGTCGACGCAGATCCACAACATCGGCTACCGGTCCTACGACGGACCCCGGCTCGGCCGCGCCTACGCCCGCACGTCGCTGTTCTCGCAGTCCCTGCGCGGCGCCTACGGCCTCGGCCGGTCCGCCAAGTCCAAGGTTCTCCCGATGCTGCTCTTCGCGGTGATGTGCGTCCCCGCGCTGATCATCGTCGCGGTGGCCATCGCGGTGCCCGGCTCCACCGACCTGCCGATCAAGTACACGACGTACGCCCTGACCACGCAGGTGGTCATCGGCCTCTACCTCGCCTCCCAGGCGCCGCAGTCCGTCTCGCGCGACCTGCGCTTCAAGACGGTCCCGCTCTACTTCTCGCGGCCCATCGAGCGCGTCGACTACGTCGTGGCCAAGTACGCGGCCATGGCCTCGGCCATGTTCATCCTCACCGCGACGCCACTGCTGATCATGTGGATCGGCGCGCTGCTGGCGAAGTTCGATTTCACCGACCAGACCAAGGGATTCGGGCAAGGACTCGTGTCGGTTCTGCTGCTGTCGCTGCTCTTCTCCGGGATCGGCCTGGTGATGGCCGCGCTCACCCCACGCCGCGGTTTCGGTGTCGCAGCGATCATCGCGGTGCTCCTGATCCCCTACGGTGCGGTCACCGCGGTGCAGGGCATCGCTTACAGCACCGGGAACACGGCAGCCATCGACTGGCTGGGCCTGTTCTCACCGATCACCCTGGTCGACGGCGTGCAGACCGCGTTCCTCGGCGCCAGCTCCGCCTTCCCCGGCGGTGAGGGCCCCTCGGCCGGCATCGGCTTCGTCTACCTGCTCGTCGCCCTCGGCCTGATCGCCGGCTCCTATGCCGCCCTGATGGCCCGCTACCGGAAGGCCGGGCTGTGA
- a CDS encoding ABC transporter ATP-binding protein yields MTVIATESLSKRYPRVTALDRLSLDIGPGVTGLVGANGAGKSTLIKILLGLSPATEGSATVLGLDVNTHGSAIRERVGYMPEHDCLPPDVSATEFVVHMARMSGLPPTAARERTADTLRHVGLYEERYRPIGGYSTGMKQRVKLAQALVHDPQLVLLDEPTNGLDPVGRDEMLGLIRRVYTDFGISVLVTSHLLGELERTCDHVVVVDGGTLLRSSSTSDFTQTTTTLAVEVTDSDLHPDGTTALRKALTEAGLTLHAGAEQGLPGAGHILLVEATGEQTYDTIRDTVAELGVGLVRMEQRRHHIAEVFRDNDQPVYTAQQKGAGSDGA; encoded by the coding sequence GTGACTGTCATCGCGACTGAAAGCCTGAGCAAGCGGTACCCCCGAGTGACCGCCCTCGACCGGCTCTCCCTGGACATCGGCCCCGGCGTGACCGGGCTCGTGGGCGCCAACGGAGCCGGCAAGTCCACGCTGATCAAGATCCTGCTGGGACTGTCCCCCGCCACCGAGGGCAGCGCCACCGTGCTCGGCCTCGACGTCAATACGCATGGCAGCGCCATACGTGAACGCGTCGGGTACATGCCCGAGCACGACTGCCTGCCACCCGACGTCTCGGCCACCGAGTTCGTCGTCCACATGGCGCGCATGTCCGGCCTGCCGCCGACCGCGGCTCGCGAGCGCACCGCCGACACCCTGCGCCACGTCGGACTGTACGAGGAGCGGTACCGCCCCATCGGCGGCTACTCCACCGGCATGAAGCAGCGCGTCAAGCTCGCCCAGGCTCTCGTCCACGACCCCCAGCTGGTCCTCCTCGACGAGCCGACCAACGGCCTGGACCCGGTCGGCCGCGACGAGATGCTCGGCCTGATCCGCCGGGTCTACACCGACTTCGGCATCTCCGTCCTGGTCACCTCCCACCTCCTCGGCGAGCTGGAGAGGACCTGCGACCACGTCGTGGTCGTCGACGGGGGCACACTGCTGCGCTCCAGCTCCACCAGCGACTTCACCCAGACCACCACGACCCTCGCGGTCGAGGTCACCGACTCCGACCTCCACCCGGACGGCACCACCGCCCTGCGCAAGGCGCTGACCGAGGCGGGCCTGACCCTGCACGCCGGCGCGGAGCAGGGTCTGCCCGGGGCCGGCCACATCCTCCTCGTCGAGGCCACCGGCGAGCAGACCTACGACACCATCCGCGACACCGTCGCCGAGCTGGGCGTCGGCCTGGTCCGCATGGAACAGCGCCGCCACCACATCGCGGAGGTCTTCCGCGACAACGACCAGCCCGTGTACACCGCTCAGCAGAAGGGAGCCGGTTCCGATGGCGCCTGA
- a CDS encoding MerR family transcriptional regulator — protein sequence MSDQAVAEYRIEDLAHHSGATVRTIRAYQDRGLLPKPERRGRSNVYRDTHLARLRQIADLLDRGYTLASIKELLEAWDAGRGLGGVLGLVAEVHGPWTDEEAARISRDELNERFGGLPDDEAVSEACELGVLERIPGRPDQFLVPSPQELAVAAELYAAGVPLAAITGHLRELRGQVEHIASRFLEFTTEHVFARYLGQVPPTDADAAEAATMVRRLRPLAQQTVDAELARAMRLFATRHLQRHLGAAGTSQPTGPSPVALPAGTVRAVQELVGADHVAEFVRAATERELQARTMNDLARRGGR from the coding sequence TTGTCCGATCAGGCGGTGGCCGAGTACCGGATCGAGGATCTGGCACACCACAGTGGAGCGACGGTGCGCACCATCCGCGCGTACCAGGACCGCGGTCTGCTGCCCAAGCCTGAGCGGCGGGGCCGTTCCAACGTCTACCGGGACACGCACCTGGCGCGGCTGCGCCAGATCGCCGACCTCCTGGACCGCGGCTACACCCTGGCCTCCATCAAGGAGCTGTTGGAGGCCTGGGACGCGGGGCGCGGGCTGGGGGGCGTACTGGGGCTGGTCGCCGAGGTACACGGGCCGTGGACCGACGAGGAGGCGGCCCGGATCAGCCGGGACGAGCTGAACGAACGGTTCGGCGGCCTACCGGACGACGAGGCGGTGAGCGAGGCCTGCGAACTGGGCGTGTTGGAGCGGATCCCCGGGCGCCCGGACCAGTTCCTGGTGCCGTCCCCGCAGGAGCTGGCGGTGGCGGCCGAGCTGTACGCGGCCGGGGTGCCGCTCGCGGCGATCACCGGACACCTCCGAGAACTGCGGGGCCAGGTGGAGCACATCGCGTCGCGGTTCCTGGAGTTCACCACCGAGCACGTCTTCGCGCGCTACCTCGGGCAGGTGCCTCCCACCGACGCGGACGCCGCGGAGGCGGCGACGATGGTACGGCGGCTGCGGCCGCTGGCCCAGCAGACCGTGGATGCGGAGCTGGCCCGCGCAATGCGACTCTTCGCGACCCGGCACCTCCAGCGGCACCTAGGGGCGGCCGGGACGTCGCAGCCTACGGGTCCGTCGCCGGTGGCGCTACCGGCCGGGACGGTGCGGGCGGTGCAGGAGCTGGTCGGCGCCGACCACGTGGCGGAGTTCGTGCGGGCAGCGACGGAGCGGGAGCTCCAGGCCCGCACGATGAACGATCTGGCACGCCGGGGTGGCCGGTAG
- a CDS encoding RNA 2'-phosphotransferase: protein MDERRTVKVSKYLSKHLRHQPERIGLVLDPHGWVEIDDLLRGAAAHGFHLSRAELDHVVATNDKRRFAVDGTRIRASQGHTVTVDLDLPEAEPPAYLYHGTVAAALDPIHSEGLRPMDRHHVHLSPDRETATRVGARRGRPVVLSVDAAAMRAAGHVFRVSANGVWLVDAVPPQFLRLP, encoded by the coding sequence ATGGACGAAAGACGCACCGTGAAGGTGTCCAAGTACCTCTCGAAACATCTGCGGCACCAGCCGGAACGGATCGGCCTGGTGCTGGACCCGCACGGCTGGGTGGAGATCGACGACCTGCTGCGCGGCGCAGCGGCGCACGGCTTCCACCTCAGCCGCGCGGAGCTCGACCACGTCGTGGCCACCAACGACAAGCGGCGGTTCGCCGTCGACGGCACCCGCATCCGAGCCAGCCAGGGGCACACCGTGACCGTGGACCTGGACCTTCCGGAGGCCGAACCGCCCGCGTACCTCTACCACGGCACCGTGGCCGCGGCACTCGACCCGATCCACTCCGAAGGCCTGCGCCCGATGGACCGCCACCACGTGCACCTGTCCCCCGACCGGGAGACGGCGACCCGGGTCGGCGCGCGCCGCGGCCGACCCGTCGTCCTCAGCGTGGACGCCGCGGCGATGCGTGCGGCCGGGCACGTCTTTCGAGTCAGCGCCAACGGGGTGTGGCTGGTGGACGCTGTGCCTCCGCAGTTCCTGCGCCTCCCGTAG
- a CDS encoding SDR family oxidoreductase → MSGMSGVSRTGAGELPRARERWVRSGGVELCVVELGEKGRPTVLLVHGYPDSKEVWTEVAERLATRFHVVLYDVRGHGRSTAPQPLRGGFTLEKLTDDFLAVADAVSPDRPVHLVGHDWGSVQGWEFATVGRTEGRIASFTSMSGPSLDHFGHWIKKRMSRPTPRAAAQLLGQGAKSWYVYLLHTPVLPELAWRGPLGKRWPGMLQRVEKVPAGSYPTASLSSDAAHGAWLYRDNVRPRLRRPRSDAYAHVPVQLITPTGDAFLSERLYDGLERWAPDLLRRTLPAKHWIPRTRPDQLASWIAEFVTAREEPAARAPERRAPARYADRFGGQLVLVTGAASGIGRATAFAFAEAGARVVAVDRDAEGAARTADMARLVGASDAWAECVDVGDEQAMEKLAAKVAAEYGIVDVLVNNAGIGLSGAFLDTTAEDWKKVLDVNLWGVIHGCRIFGKQMAERGQGGHIVNTASAAAYLPSRTLPAYSTSKAAVLMLSECLRAELAPKSIGVSAICPGIVNTNITATSRFAGVDEAEEKRRQERSSRLYGLRNFPPEKVAEAILGAVVRNEAVVPVTPESKGALWMSRFAPRTLRRIARLEPRL, encoded by the coding sequence ATGAGCGGCATGAGCGGCGTGAGCCGAACAGGAGCGGGGGAGCTCCCGCGTGCGCGGGAGCGCTGGGTGCGCAGCGGCGGGGTCGAACTGTGCGTGGTCGAACTCGGCGAGAAGGGCCGCCCGACCGTGCTGCTGGTGCACGGCTACCCGGACAGCAAGGAGGTCTGGACCGAGGTCGCCGAGCGGCTCGCGACCCGCTTCCACGTCGTGCTCTACGACGTACGCGGCCATGGCCGCTCCACCGCGCCGCAGCCGCTGCGCGGGGGCTTCACCCTGGAGAAGCTGACCGACGACTTCCTGGCGGTGGCGGACGCGGTCAGTCCGGACCGGCCGGTGCACCTCGTCGGCCACGACTGGGGTTCGGTGCAGGGCTGGGAGTTCGCGACGGTCGGCCGTACGGAGGGGCGGATCGCCTCCTTCACCTCGATGTCGGGTCCCTCCCTGGACCACTTCGGACACTGGATCAAGAAGCGCATGTCGCGGCCGACTCCACGGGCGGCGGCGCAGCTCCTCGGGCAGGGCGCCAAGTCCTGGTACGTCTACCTGCTGCACACGCCCGTGCTGCCGGAGCTCGCCTGGCGCGGGCCGCTCGGCAAGAGGTGGCCCGGGATGCTGCAGCGCGTCGAGAAGGTCCCGGCCGGCTCCTACCCGACGGCCTCGTTGTCCTCGGACGCGGCGCACGGTGCCTGGCTCTACCGCGACAACGTGCGCCCGAGGCTGCGCCGGCCGCGCTCGGACGCCTACGCCCACGTACCGGTCCAGCTGATCACCCCGACCGGGGACGCGTTCCTGTCCGAGCGGCTCTACGACGGCCTGGAGCGCTGGGCACCGGACCTGCTGCGGCGGACCCTGCCCGCCAAGCACTGGATTCCGCGGACCAGGCCCGACCAACTGGCCTCCTGGATCGCGGAGTTCGTCACGGCCCGGGAGGAGCCGGCCGCGCGGGCACCCGAGCGGAGGGCTCCGGCCCGGTACGCCGACCGCTTCGGCGGCCAGTTGGTCCTGGTCACCGGAGCGGCCAGCGGCATCGGCCGGGCCACCGCCTTCGCCTTCGCCGAGGCGGGAGCACGCGTGGTGGCGGTGGACCGGGACGCGGAGGGCGCGGCACGCACGGCCGACATGGCCCGCCTCGTCGGTGCCTCCGACGCCTGGGCGGAGTGTGTGGACGTCGGCGACGAGCAGGCGATGGAGAAGCTGGCGGCGAAGGTCGCCGCCGAGTACGGAATCGTCGACGTCCTGGTCAACAACGCCGGGATCGGCCTGTCCGGGGCCTTCCTCGACACCACGGCCGAGGACTGGAAGAAGGTCCTGGACGTCAACCTGTGGGGGGTCATCCACGGGTGCCGGATCTTCGGGAAGCAGATGGCGGAGCGCGGTCAGGGCGGGCACATCGTCAACACCGCCTCGGCCGCTGCCTATCTGCCCTCCCGCACCCTGCCCGCCTACAGCACCTCGAAGGCCGCGGTGCTGATGCTGTCGGAGTGCCTGCGCGCGGAGCTCGCCCCGAAGTCCATCGGCGTCTCCGCGATCTGCCCCGGCATCGTCAACACCAACATCACCGCCACCTCGCGCTTCGCCGGGGTGGACGAGGCCGAGGAGAAGCGCCGCCAGGAACGCTCCTCGCGGCTCTACGGCCTGCGCAACTTCCCACCGGAGAAGGTCGCCGAGGCGATCCTGGGGGCCGTGGTCCGCAACGAGGCGGTCGTGCCGGTCACACCCGAGTCGAAGGGCGCCCTGTGGATGTCCCGCTTCGCCCCGCGCACCCTGCGGCGCATCGCACGGCTGGAGCCCCGGCTGTGA
- a CDS encoding ABC transporter permease, with product MYDPTVARLTYRALLGRRRALILFALPALLIVISIAVRAFTGLDDKVAADLLGGFALATMVPLIGVIAGTGAIGPEIDDGSIVYLLAKPVKRPTIIMTKLIVAIAVTMAFSAIPTLIAGFILNGNGQQIAVAYTIAALVASIAYSALFLLLGTVSRHAVVFGLVYALIWESLFGSLVEGAKTLSVQQWALALAEKVAGEGYVDATVGLPTASVLLVAVTVGATVYAGQKLRRLTLAGEE from the coding sequence ATGTACGACCCCACCGTTGCCCGGCTCACCTACCGGGCCCTGCTCGGTCGGCGCCGCGCGCTGATCCTCTTCGCCCTTCCCGCCCTGCTGATCGTCATCTCCATCGCCGTCCGCGCCTTCACGGGGCTGGACGACAAGGTCGCAGCTGACCTGCTCGGGGGTTTCGCCCTCGCCACCATGGTCCCGCTGATCGGGGTGATCGCCGGTACCGGCGCCATCGGTCCCGAGATCGACGACGGTTCCATCGTCTACCTGCTGGCCAAGCCGGTGAAGCGCCCGACGATCATCATGACCAAGCTGATCGTGGCGATCGCCGTCACCATGGCCTTCTCCGCGATCCCCACCCTGATCGCCGGCTTCATCCTCAACGGCAATGGCCAGCAGATCGCCGTGGCCTACACGATCGCCGCACTCGTCGCCTCGATCGCCTACAGCGCTCTGTTCCTGCTGCTGGGCACCGTCAGCCGGCACGCCGTCGTCTTCGGCCTGGTCTACGCCCTGATCTGGGAGTCGCTCTTCGGCAGCCTGGTCGAGGGTGCCAAAACCCTCAGCGTCCAGCAGTGGGCCCTGGCGCTCGCCGAGAAGGTCGCCGGTGAGGGCTATGTCGACGCCACCGTGGGCCTGCCCACCGCCTCGGTCCTGCTCGTCGCGGTCACCGTCGGAGCCACCGTCTACGCAGGCCAGAAGCTGCGCCGCCTCACACTGGCCGGCGAGGAGTAG
- a CDS encoding aquaporin, with protein sequence MPVHTSLPRRAAAELIGTAGLLMVVIGSGLKAAELSSDAGVALIANSFASAIGLGLIVTLFGPLSGAHLNPVVTLVSWWARRSGGDGLGGREVLVYVAAQTVGAIGGAVLAEAMFGRVPGTFATQVLDGGHLLVGEVIATAGLVLVIQGLGHIGRPRLLPAAVAAYLAAAIWFTSSGSFANPAGTIGRSFSDSFTGISPGSLPGFVAAQLLGGVLGLAVAAFLYGTRAEDAAASGDSEACGTEPTPGSGTVLPAALPGTGPAEGVGPDRAEYQAIG encoded by the coding sequence ATGCCAGTCCACACCTCTCTGCCACGCCGCGCGGCTGCCGAGCTGATCGGGACCGCCGGCCTGCTCATGGTCGTGATCGGCTCCGGGCTCAAGGCCGCGGAGCTCAGCTCCGACGCCGGTGTCGCCCTGATCGCCAACTCGTTCGCGTCGGCCATCGGCCTCGGGCTGATCGTCACCCTTTTCGGGCCGCTGTCCGGCGCCCATCTCAACCCGGTGGTCACCCTCGTCTCCTGGTGGGCCCGCCGCAGCGGCGGTGATGGGCTCGGCGGCCGCGAGGTACTCGTCTACGTCGCGGCCCAGACCGTCGGAGCCATCGGCGGCGCTGTTCTCGCGGAGGCCATGTTCGGACGGGTCCCGGGCACCTTCGCCACCCAGGTGCTCGACGGAGGTCACCTCCTCGTGGGCGAGGTGATCGCCACCGCCGGCCTCGTCCTCGTGATCCAGGGGCTGGGGCACATCGGGCGCCCCAGGCTCCTCCCCGCCGCGGTCGCCGCGTACCTCGCGGCTGCGATCTGGTTCACCTCTTCCGGCTCCTTCGCCAACCCCGCCGGCACCATCGGGCGCAGCTTCAGCGATTCCTTCACCGGCATATCGCCCGGATCGCTGCCCGGCTTCGTCGCCGCCCAGTTGCTCGGCGGGGTCCTCGGCCTGGCCGTGGCGGCCTTCCTCTACGGAACCCGGGCGGAGGACGCGGCCGCATCCGGGGACTCCGAAGCCTGCGGGACCGAGCCGACGCCGGGCAGCGGGACGGTCCTGCCGGCCGCGCTGCCCGGGACCGGGCCGGCGGAAGGCGTCGGCCCCGATAGGGCCGAGTACCAGGCGATCGGTTGA
- a CDS encoding M24 family metallopeptidase, with the protein MAGDTRQRTARHSGGLSADLSGFREVQRLAYACAEAVAAQLRPGVTEREAARMQREWLRDRGVRDWFHLPFAWFGDRTAFAGFRIPLQFFPTNRRLEPGMPFILDMAPVHKGFSADIGYSGSLGLNPVQDRLMSDLRAHRALILEQVRERRSLREIYEDVERLMNRQGYANRHRAYPFGVIAHKIDRVEQRRWSPTLFGFGAQSLKGLAGDALHGHREGWSPLWSPYRFSDHPPQPGLWAVEPHLGFRGTGAKFEEILVVTDSRDPQESAFWLDDDLPHVRRWAEEEKAA; encoded by the coding sequence ATGGCTGGGGACACCAGGCAACGCACCGCGCGGCACTCCGGAGGGCTCTCCGCCGACCTGAGCGGGTTCAGGGAGGTGCAGCGCCTCGCCTACGCGTGCGCCGAGGCCGTCGCGGCCCAGCTGCGGCCCGGAGTGACCGAGCGCGAGGCCGCGCGCATGCAGCGCGAGTGGCTGCGCGACCGCGGGGTACGGGACTGGTTCCACCTGCCGTTCGCCTGGTTCGGGGACCGTACCGCCTTCGCCGGCTTCCGGATCCCGCTGCAGTTCTTCCCGACGAACCGGCGGCTGGAGCCGGGCATGCCGTTCATCCTCGACATGGCGCCGGTCCACAAGGGCTTCTCGGCGGACATCGGATACTCGGGCAGCCTCGGCCTCAATCCGGTGCAGGACCGGCTCATGTCCGATCTGCGGGCGCACCGGGCGCTCATCCTGGAGCAGGTGCGCGAGCGCCGCTCCCTGCGGGAGATCTACGAGGACGTCGAGCGGCTGATGAACCGGCAGGGGTACGCCAACCGCCACCGCGCCTACCCCTTCGGCGTGATCGCCCACAAGATCGACCGGGTCGAGCAGCGGCGCTGGTCGCCAACGCTGTTCGGGTTCGGCGCCCAGTCCCTCAAGGGACTGGCCGGTGATGCGCTGCACGGACACCGTGAGGGCTGGTCCCCGCTATGGAGCCCCTACCGCTTCTCCGACCATCCGCCGCAGCCCGGCCTGTGGGCGGTGGAACCGCACCTGGGCTTCCGGGGCACCGGCGCGAAGTTCGAGGAGATCCTCGTGGTCACCGACTCGCGGGACCCGCAGGAGAGCGCGTTCTGGCTCGACGACGATCTGCCGCACGTGCGGCGCTGGGCCGAGGAGGAGAAGGCAGCATGA
- a CDS encoding ABC transporter ATP-binding protein, which translates to MTTIDIDHTSRWFGNVVAVNDVTMRVGPGVTGLLGPNGAGKSTLINMMGGFLAPSTGTVTLDGAPIWRNEQIYRQVGVVPEREAMYDFLTGREFVVANAELHGLDDAAAQRALATVEMEYAQDRKISTYSKGMRQRVKMASALVHDPSVLLLDEPFNGMDPRQRMQLMDLLRRMGDEGRTVLFSSHILEEVEQLASHIEVVVAGRHAASGDFRKIRRLMTDRPHRYLVRSSDDRSLAAALIADPSTAGIEVDLKEGALRIQAVDFGRFTELLPQVARQHGIRLLTVSPSDESLESVFSYLVTA; encoded by the coding sequence GTGACCACCATCGACATCGACCACACCTCCCGCTGGTTCGGGAACGTCGTCGCCGTCAACGACGTGACCATGCGCGTCGGCCCCGGCGTCACGGGACTGCTGGGCCCCAACGGCGCGGGCAAGTCCACGCTCATCAACATGATGGGCGGCTTCCTCGCCCCCTCCACGGGCACCGTCACCCTCGACGGCGCCCCGATCTGGCGCAACGAACAGATCTACCGGCAGGTGGGCGTCGTCCCCGAGCGCGAGGCGATGTACGACTTCCTCACCGGCCGTGAGTTCGTCGTGGCCAACGCCGAGCTCCACGGCCTCGACGACGCGGCGGCGCAGCGCGCGCTCGCCACCGTCGAGATGGAGTACGCGCAGGACCGCAAGATCTCCACCTACTCCAAGGGCATGCGCCAGCGCGTGAAGATGGCGTCCGCTCTCGTCCACGACCCGTCCGTGCTGCTCCTGGACGAGCCGTTCAACGGCATGGACCCGCGTCAGCGGATGCAGCTGATGGACCTGCTGCGGCGCATGGGCGACGAAGGACGCACCGTTCTGTTCTCCTCCCACATCCTGGAGGAGGTCGAGCAGCTCGCTTCGCACATCGAGGTGGTCGTGGCCGGACGGCACGCCGCCTCCGGCGACTTCCGCAAGATCCGCCGCCTGATGACGGACCGCCCGCACCGCTACCTCGTCCGCTCCTCCGACGACCGGTCCCTCGCCGCGGCCCTGATCGCCGATCCCTCCACGGCCGGCATCGAGGTCGACCTGAAGGAGGGCGCGCTGCGCATCCAGGCCGTCGACTTCGGCCGGTTCACCGAGCTGCTGCCCCAGGTGGCCCGACAGCACGGCATTCGGCTGCTGACGGTCTCGCCCTCGGACGAGTCCCTCGAGTCGGTCTTCTCCTACCTCGTCACGGCCTGA